One window from the genome of Osmerus mordax isolate fOsmMor3 chromosome 19, fOsmMor3.pri, whole genome shotgun sequence encodes:
- the rab34b gene encoding ras-related protein Rab-34, with protein MINMLPPVKKDRIIAQLPQCFTPNAALHTKESFHTQVTSACHGQKTGPVGFNIAKVIVVGDVAVGKTCLISRFCKDMFDKNYKATIGVDFEMERFEVLGVPFSLQLWDTAGQERFKCIASTYYRGAQAIIVVFDLSSVGSLIHARQWLEDAMKENDPSSVLLFLVGTKKDLSSPDQLEYMEQEAIRLSEEIKAEYWAVSAKSGDGVKDFFFRVASLTFEANVLAELERSGCRQIGDIIRITDSTEEQHKPTKKKANCC; from the exons ATGATAAATATGTTACCACCCGTGAAAAAAGACCGGATCATAGCTCAGCTtccccag TGTTTCACTCCAAATGCAGCCCTGCACACCAAAGAAAGCTTCCACACACAGGTGACGTCTGCCTGCCACGGACAGAAGACTGGCCCAGTGGG GTTTAACATTGCTAAGGTGATTGTTGTGGGGGATGTGGCTGTGGGGAAGACCTGTCTGATCAGCAG GTTCTGTAAGGACATGTTTGATAAGAATTACAAGGCTACTATTGGGGTGGATTTTGAGATGGAGCGATTCGAAGTGCTGGGTGTACCTTTCAGTTTACAGCT aTGGGACACAGCTGGACAGGAGAGGTTCAAGTGTATTGCTTCCACATATTACAGAGGAGCacagg CCATCATCGTGGTATTTGATTTGAGCAGTGTGGGATCTCTGATACATGCCAG GCAGTGGCTGGAAGATGCTATGAAGGAGAACGACCCCTCAAGTGTGCTCTTGTTTCTGGTTGGAACCAAGAAGGACCTCAGT tctcctgacCAGCTGGAATATATGGAGCAGGAGGCCATCCGACTGTCTGAAGAGATCAAAGCAGAGTACTGGGCAGTGTCTGCTAAATCAG GTGATGGCGTCAAGGACTTTTTCTTCCGGGTCGCGTCTCTGACCTTCGAGGCCAATGTGCTGGCAGAGCTGGAGAGGAGCGGGTGCAGGCAGATCGGTGACATCATCA GGATCACTGACAGCACGGAGGAGCAGCACAAACCGACCAAGAAAAAAGCAAACTGC